A DNA window from Thermogemmata fonticola contains the following coding sequences:
- a CDS encoding tetratricopeptide repeat protein, giving the protein MASSVLLTLYERLPELQPGDDEDLWAAGVRDAMREFRDGILARYTEGTLQRLLTFEDVRTRRAAVLALGLIGTMESNAAVAAALQDRDPLVRRLAADALWELWFRGGTAEQNQRLRQALRQGRTLQTRQSLDALIREAPHFAEAYNQRAIWFYQNGEYARAVEDCERVLQLNPHHYAAAAGMGQCLLKLGRPRAALQAFRTALAINPDLDDVQEIIAVLEETLERGGSEG; this is encoded by the coding sequence GTGGCCAGTTCGGTGCTCCTGACGTTGTACGAGCGTTTGCCGGAGTTGCAGCCGGGAGATGATGAAGACCTCTGGGCCGCTGGCGTGCGGGATGCCATGCGAGAGTTCCGCGATGGCATCCTTGCCCGCTACACGGAAGGCACCTTGCAACGCTTGCTGACCTTTGAAGATGTACGGACACGGCGGGCCGCGGTGCTGGCCCTGGGGCTGATCGGCACGATGGAGTCGAACGCGGCGGTGGCCGCCGCTTTGCAGGATCGCGATCCCTTGGTGCGCCGCTTGGCCGCGGATGCCCTGTGGGAGTTGTGGTTCCGGGGAGGAACGGCGGAACAGAATCAGCGGCTTCGCCAAGCCCTGCGCCAGGGCCGGACTCTGCAGACCCGCCAATCCCTCGATGCCTTGATCCGTGAAGCGCCTCACTTCGCTGAGGCTTACAATCAGCGGGCTATCTGGTTTTATCAGAACGGCGAGTATGCCCGAGCGGTCGAGGATTGCGAGCGGGTCTTGCAACTCAATCCGCATCATTACGCCGCCGCCGCGGGAATGGGGCAATGCCTGCTCAAACTGGGCCGTCCCCGCGCCGCCCTCCAGGCCTTCCGCACTGCCCTGGCGATCAATCCCGACCTCGACGATGTCCAGGAGATCATCGCCGTTCTGGAAGAAACCCTGGAACGGGGCGGATCGGAAGGCTGA
- a CDS encoding S41 family peptidase, whose protein sequence is MRVRGSWWLWVMFLFSGGSPLAAGQEPIRFARTPDISPDGTQVAFSYLGDIWVVPSIGGVARPVTMHEAHDINPVFSPDGRWIAFSSNRHGSYDVYVVPVQGGRPRRLTYDSAPDMVLGWTPDGRGIVFSSLREVDYPSQIECYVISVEGGRDRKLPLFEGKEAHYAPHGQVLAFVRGPGVWYRRGYRGSSNDEIWLATADGSLQKRLTEFAGPDGSPMWSPDGRTLYYVTERGSPRGCANIVAQPLGPGLQAEGAWWRLTQHEQDTVRRARISRNGQWIVYECGVDLWIVGTRPGSIPRKLAIEVHADDKSNTERHVKFTKDISGFALHPEERAAVITVQGELFLIRLPEGGKATRLTDSPAYDHSPAFSPDGKKLVFLSDRSGHEDIYLLEPDDVEHPELLAAHKFRVRPLTQTPEAERGVSFSPRGDRIAFLRQGKLWTMKPDGSELRLAAGDGATVLDYDWSPNGKWLVYSLMDGHFASELFIVPVDGSDRPRNITRYATYNGDVTWSRTGQRIAFISQRRGQSSPYVLSLQKPGAPGGNDEIDWEDIHLRAVRAAGITAETAAISPNGLHVAFRHKGTGDDLWLATSSGTTLIRLTTGDQAPRQITWSRRTPGLIYFLNGQGELCWFRAAGVAGLPPALGAASALPAEPQRVRFEAAMTIRREDEFAEMFAQCWQGLANAFYDPQFHGVDWKAVRAKYQPVVSHVALREDMYALISLMLGELNASHLGISGKLPVPQEATAELGLIFDEQYRGRGLKIAEVVARGPCDRRGLDIKPGDILLAIDRVELTDQVNLSRLLNNKANETVLLDVIRDPSNPKTRRKVEVVPVDRRRMAQLMYERWVRKNAERVAQASQNRIGYIHIPSMDDNGLEVFVRSLYSDHFDKEGLIIDVRYNGGGFTHDHVLNYLAGKEHTFFRQRDGGIGLVLRSDQRRWTRPVVVLINNRSYSDAEIFPHAFRTMGLGKLVGQATGGHVIGTTSMRLIDGSTFRLPRIGVFTAEGINMEKQGVEPDVPVEVTFEDWKQGIDRQLLVAVEVVAAEVRTWRAKRQETGHPLLPDTHMTHICPVAPMPRPAESSRPPESPRPAHPSSVPAGGGNSRRPPAPSPTATPMSSPRGTEPDGTLPPSPAAPAAPAIPPSIPPAAED, encoded by the coding sequence ATGAGGGTGCGCGGTTCGTGGTGGTTGTGGGTAATGTTCCTGTTCAGCGGCGGCTCGCCTTTGGCAGCAGGTCAGGAGCCGATCCGCTTCGCCCGAACGCCGGATATTTCCCCGGATGGGACGCAGGTGGCCTTCAGCTATCTGGGGGATATCTGGGTGGTGCCGTCGATTGGGGGTGTGGCCCGTCCGGTGACAATGCATGAGGCCCACGACATCAACCCGGTGTTCAGTCCGGATGGGCGGTGGATCGCGTTCAGTTCCAATCGTCATGGCAGTTACGACGTGTATGTGGTACCGGTGCAGGGGGGTCGTCCGCGGCGGCTGACCTATGACAGCGCCCCAGATATGGTCCTGGGCTGGACGCCCGATGGCCGGGGAATCGTGTTTTCCTCGCTGCGGGAGGTGGATTACCCGTCGCAGATCGAGTGTTATGTGATCAGCGTCGAAGGGGGACGGGACCGAAAGCTGCCGCTGTTCGAGGGCAAAGAAGCCCATTACGCGCCCCATGGACAGGTGCTGGCCTTTGTGCGTGGTCCGGGAGTGTGGTATCGGCGGGGCTACCGCGGTTCGAGCAACGATGAAATCTGGCTGGCCACGGCGGATGGAAGCCTCCAGAAGCGGCTCACCGAGTTCGCCGGTCCGGATGGTTCGCCGATGTGGTCGCCGGATGGACGGACGCTGTACTACGTCACGGAGCGTGGCAGCCCACGGGGATGCGCCAATATCGTGGCCCAGCCCCTGGGACCAGGATTGCAAGCAGAGGGAGCCTGGTGGCGTTTGACCCAGCACGAGCAGGACACGGTCCGCCGCGCCCGCATCAGCCGCAATGGCCAGTGGATCGTGTATGAATGCGGTGTCGACCTGTGGATTGTCGGCACCCGCCCCGGTTCCATCCCGCGCAAACTCGCCATCGAAGTCCACGCCGATGACAAATCGAACACCGAGCGGCACGTCAAGTTCACGAAGGACATCAGCGGTTTCGCCCTGCATCCAGAAGAGCGCGCCGCTGTGATCACAGTGCAAGGGGAATTGTTCCTCATTCGACTGCCGGAAGGGGGTAAGGCCACCCGCCTGACCGACTCGCCAGCCTACGACCACAGCCCCGCGTTCAGTCCTGATGGGAAAAAACTCGTGTTTCTCTCGGATCGTTCCGGCCACGAGGACATCTACCTTCTGGAACCGGACGATGTGGAACACCCGGAGTTGCTGGCGGCGCACAAGTTCCGGGTCCGCCCCTTGACGCAAACGCCGGAAGCGGAGCGGGGAGTGAGTTTCAGCCCGCGCGGGGATCGGATCGCCTTTTTGCGGCAGGGGAAGTTGTGGACGATGAAGCCGGACGGCAGCGAGCTGCGCTTGGCCGCGGGGGATGGGGCCACGGTGCTGGATTACGACTGGTCCCCCAACGGAAAGTGGCTGGTCTACAGCCTCATGGACGGCCACTTTGCCAGCGAGCTGTTCATCGTACCGGTCGATGGCAGCGATCGGCCGCGCAACATCACCCGCTATGCCACCTATAACGGAGATGTGACGTGGAGCCGGACCGGCCAGCGGATCGCTTTCATCAGTCAGCGCCGCGGCCAGTCTTCCCCTTATGTGCTCAGCCTGCAAAAGCCGGGGGCGCCAGGTGGAAACGACGAGATCGATTGGGAGGACATCCACCTGCGAGCGGTACGGGCGGCGGGGATCACGGCGGAAACAGCGGCCATTTCGCCCAACGGCTTGCACGTCGCCTTCCGCCACAAAGGCACCGGCGACGACCTCTGGCTGGCCACCAGCAGCGGCACCACCCTCATCCGCCTGACCACTGGCGATCAAGCCCCCCGGCAGATCACCTGGTCGCGCCGTACCCCCGGCCTGATTTACTTCCTCAACGGCCAAGGGGAGCTGTGCTGGTTCCGCGCCGCCGGCGTGGCCGGATTGCCTCCCGCCTTGGGAGCCGCCAGTGCTCTCCCTGCCGAACCGCAGCGGGTCCGCTTCGAGGCGGCCATGACCATCCGCCGGGAAGACGAGTTCGCCGAAATGTTCGCCCAGTGCTGGCAGGGTCTGGCCAACGCCTTCTACGATCCGCAATTCCACGGCGTGGACTGGAAAGCCGTCCGGGCCAAGTATCAGCCAGTGGTCAGCCATGTGGCCCTGCGCGAAGACATGTATGCCCTCATCAGCCTGATGCTGGGCGAACTGAATGCCTCCCATCTGGGGATCAGCGGCAAGCTGCCTGTGCCCCAGGAAGCGACGGCGGAACTCGGCCTCATCTTCGATGAGCAATACCGCGGGCGGGGCCTGAAGATCGCCGAGGTGGTGGCCCGCGGCCCTTGTGACCGCCGGGGGTTGGACATCAAACCGGGTGACATTCTCCTGGCCATCGACCGGGTCGAACTCACAGACCAGGTCAACCTCTCCCGCCTGCTCAACAACAAGGCCAATGAAACAGTCCTCTTGGACGTGATCCGGGACCCCAGCAATCCCAAGACCCGGCGGAAGGTGGAGGTGGTGCCCGTGGATCGCCGCCGCATGGCCCAACTCATGTACGAACGCTGGGTGCGCAAAAATGCCGAGCGCGTGGCTCAAGCCAGCCAGAACCGCATCGGCTACATCCACATTCCCAGCATGGACGACAACGGCCTGGAAGTGTTCGTGCGCAGTCTCTATTCCGACCATTTCGACAAAGAGGGGCTGATCATCGACGTTCGCTACAATGGCGGCGGCTTCACCCACGATCACGTGCTCAATTACCTGGCGGGCAAGGAACACACCTTCTTCCGGCAGCGGGATGGCGGCATCGGCTTGGTCCTGCGCAGCGATCAGCGCCGCTGGACGCGCCCCGTCGTGGTCTTGATCAACAACCGTTCCTACTCCGACGCGGAAATCTTCCCCCATGCTTTCCGGACGATGGGCTTGGGCAAGCTGGTGGGTCAAGCGACGGGCGGCCATGTCATCGGCACCACCTCGATGCGGCTGATCGATGGCTCCACTTTCCGCCTGCCGCGCATCGGCGTCTTCACCGCCGAAGGGATCAACATGGAAAAGCAAGGAGTGGAACCTGATGTGCCGGTGGAAGTGACCTTCGAGGACTGGAAGCAGGGAATCGATCGGCAGTTGCTGGTAGCGGTGGAGGTCGTGGCGGCGGAGGTACGGACCTGGCGGGCCAAGCGGCAGGAGACGGGCCATCCCCTGCTTCCCGATACCCACATGACGCACATTTGTCCGGTAGCGCCGATGCCTCGGCCTGCCGAGTCCTCTCGGCCGCCTGAGTCGCCCCGCCCAGCTCATCCTTCGAGCGTGCCTGCCGGTGGGGGAAATAGCCGCCGTCCGCCGGCACCCTCCCCAACTGCCACGCCAATGTCATCGCCTCGCGGAACAGAACCGGACGGCACCCTTCCTCCTTCCCCGGCTGCTCCTGCTGCTCCGGCCATTCCGCCAAGCATTCCGCCCGCGGCCGAGGATTGA
- a CDS encoding DUF1559 domain-containing protein, whose translation MRIWGRSGRSAGQRGGGFTLIELLVVIAIIAILIGLLLPAVQKVREAAARIKCSNNLKQIGLAIHNYESTYGVLPPAIVNNPGSTDWAQLQEYQKNPAVAPTSGADFARHGFLSILLPYLEQANVLAQAVGGYNLRRDWFDPVNQPAASLRIPVYECPSVPSDHFVTPVPAGWSRPPATGDYWPVTRANNVAAVWAALGLVYPGDDNVRGVLTHNRPTRMLAVTDGLSNTIMIGESGARQEGWAAGRLYAPAGTLSGIRGAWAAESNNIVCAGTRGPIVPGSAPAGKVSSASHVPGAIAINGWNQGELYAFHPGLCNVTMGDGSVRGLRDTIGLATLFKLAARADGYPNDPD comes from the coding sequence ATGAGGATTTGGGGTCGAAGTGGGCGAAGCGCGGGGCAGCGCGGCGGCGGCTTTACGCTGATTGAGCTGCTAGTCGTGATTGCAATCATTGCGATCCTGATCGGCCTGTTGTTACCGGCGGTGCAGAAGGTTCGGGAAGCCGCCGCGCGGATCAAATGCAGCAACAATCTCAAGCAGATCGGTTTGGCGATTCACAATTACGAATCGACCTACGGCGTGTTGCCGCCGGCGATTGTGAACAATCCAGGTTCTACGGACTGGGCACAGTTGCAGGAGTATCAGAAGAATCCGGCGGTGGCGCCGACTTCGGGAGCCGACTTTGCCCGTCACGGTTTTCTGTCGATTCTCTTGCCGTATTTGGAGCAGGCGAACGTCCTGGCGCAAGCGGTTGGGGGGTACAATTTGCGGCGGGACTGGTTTGATCCGGTGAATCAACCGGCGGCGAGCCTGCGCATTCCGGTGTATGAGTGTCCCTCGGTTCCGAGCGATCACTTTGTCACGCCGGTTCCTGCGGGCTGGAGCCGTCCTCCGGCGACGGGGGATTATTGGCCGGTGACGCGGGCCAACAATGTCGCCGCCGTCTGGGCAGCTCTGGGGCTGGTCTATCCAGGGGATGACAATGTGCGCGGCGTGCTGACGCACAACCGTCCGACGCGCATGCTGGCTGTGACCGACGGCCTGAGCAATACGATCATGATCGGTGAATCAGGGGCGCGGCAGGAGGGTTGGGCCGCAGGGCGCCTGTATGCTCCAGCGGGGACTCTCTCCGGCATCCGCGGCGCGTGGGCCGCCGAAAGCAACAACATTGTCTGTGCCGGAACACGGGGACCGATTGTGCCAGGTTCTGCACCGGCGGGCAAGGTGTCCAGCGCCAGCCACGTTCCCGGAGCCATCGCGATCAACGGCTGGAACCAGGGCGAACTCTATGCCTTCCATCCGGGACTGTGCAATGTCACCATGGGGGACGGTTCCGTGCGCGGACTGCGGGATACGATCGGCCTGGCCACGCTGTTCAAACTCGCCGCGCGCGCCGACGGCTACCCCAACGATCCCGATTGA
- a CDS encoding CPBP family intramembrane glutamic endopeptidase has protein sequence MMLASGVRHPWPCLWFVGSLWLLYEAGLWRLSAQGQAVSRCGVDLWLRWLSEQSGMPVLSLAPALALAILAGSCFLRWKERPASTPAVLLAMLVESLIAALLLWWVSRNFDMICQRAGIALTVPGISFARLLTFLGAGVYEEIVFRFGLFGGTLLLLRLLFFPRLLAIPLAAIASALLFALAHHVGPWGEPWRQDYFLFRTAAGLYFTALYLFRGLGVAVGAHAAYDLLIGLSQQPAA, from the coding sequence ATGATGCTTGCCAGCGGAGTACGCCATCCCTGGCCATGCCTGTGGTTCGTCGGGTCATTATGGCTGCTCTACGAGGCGGGTCTGTGGCGGCTCAGCGCCCAGGGCCAGGCCGTTAGCCGCTGCGGGGTGGACCTCTGGCTCCGCTGGCTGAGCGAACAGAGTGGCATGCCCGTTCTGTCTCTCGCCCCCGCCCTGGCGCTGGCCATTCTGGCCGGAAGTTGCTTCCTACGCTGGAAGGAACGGCCCGCGTCCACCCCCGCCGTTCTCCTGGCCATGTTGGTCGAAAGCCTCATCGCCGCCCTACTACTCTGGTGGGTCAGCCGGAACTTCGACATGATCTGCCAGCGGGCCGGCATTGCCTTGACGGTCCCCGGTATCTCGTTCGCCCGGCTTCTCACGTTCCTTGGGGCAGGCGTCTATGAAGAGATCGTCTTCCGCTTTGGCCTTTTTGGCGGGACGTTGTTGCTGTTGCGCCTGCTCTTTTTCCCGCGCTTGCTGGCAATACCCCTGGCCGCCATCGCCTCAGCCCTGCTCTTTGCTCTCGCCCATCATGTCGGACCGTGGGGCGAACCCTGGCGGCAGGACTACTTCCTGTTCCGAACCGCCGCCGGCCTGTACTTCACCGCCCTGTATCTGTTCCGCGGTCTGGGAGTGGCGGTGGGCGCCCACGCCGCCTATGACCTGTTGATCGGCCTGAGCCAGCAACCAGCGGCGTAA
- a CDS encoding sulfatase-like hydrolase/transferase has translation MRRVLIWAGVGMLLSAPGAAGQESPPRPNLLLIFVDDLGYGDLSVHGCREIETPHIDRLARSGLRCTQGYVCSPYCSPSRAGLLTGRYPTRFGHEFNPHVGEEGKLGLPLSEKTLADSLRSAGYATACIGKWHLGFARPYHPQNRGFDFFYGFLVGAHNFRLKKEAKPLFRTSQSENMIYRGEQVEPTEGFLTDLLTEEAIRFIEQHKNRPWFVYLSYNAVHTPLEVPDGLEKRLSRPIEDPQRRAYLLLLLNLDDAIGRLQAYLAKAGLDRKTLVIFLSDNGGSGQKPYLAYNAARNDPLRGYKGQVLEGGIRVPFFWVWPGVLPAGQTYDRPIISLDILPTACHLAGVPVPANADGVNLWPYLRGEKAGDPHEALYWRFGPQKAIRQGDWMLVDWRDFSKRTNSGWELYHLGRDPGQKQNLAAHEAERVRQMAQKWQEWDRHNIAPLWRGGATEDPEGNKKPGK, from the coding sequence ATGCGGCGCGTCCTAATCTGGGCCGGGGTCGGCATGCTACTGTCGGCGCCGGGAGCGGCGGGTCAGGAGTCTCCTCCGCGACCCAACCTCTTGCTGATCTTTGTCGATGATCTTGGGTATGGCGATTTGAGCGTTCACGGCTGCCGGGAAATAGAGACGCCGCACATCGATCGCCTGGCCCGCTCCGGCCTCCGCTGCACGCAGGGGTATGTGTGCAGCCCCTATTGCAGTCCTTCCCGTGCGGGTCTGCTCACCGGGCGTTATCCGACGCGCTTCGGCCATGAGTTCAACCCCCACGTCGGCGAGGAAGGAAAACTGGGGTTGCCTCTGAGCGAAAAGACGCTGGCCGACTCTCTGCGCTCCGCCGGTTACGCCACCGCCTGCATTGGCAAATGGCACCTGGGCTTTGCCCGCCCCTATCATCCGCAGAACCGCGGCTTTGACTTTTTCTACGGCTTCCTCGTCGGTGCCCATAACTTCCGCCTCAAGAAAGAGGCCAAGCCGCTCTTCCGCACCAGCCAGTCCGAGAACATGATCTATCGGGGGGAACAGGTGGAACCTACGGAGGGATTCCTAACCGATCTTTTGACTGAGGAGGCGATCCGTTTTATCGAGCAGCACAAGAACCGGCCCTGGTTCGTCTACCTGTCCTACAACGCGGTGCACACTCCCCTGGAAGTACCCGACGGCCTGGAAAAGCGTTTGTCTCGCCCGATTGAGGACCCCCAGCGCCGGGCCTATCTGCTGCTGTTGCTGAACCTCGACGATGCCATCGGCCGCCTCCAGGCGTATTTGGCCAAAGCCGGATTGGACCGCAAGACCCTGGTGATCTTTCTGAGCGACAACGGCGGTTCGGGCCAGAAGCCGTACCTGGCTTACAATGCCGCCCGCAACGATCCGCTGCGGGGATATAAGGGGCAGGTCCTGGAAGGCGGGATTCGCGTGCCGTTTTTCTGGGTCTGGCCCGGCGTTCTCCCGGCGGGCCAAACGTACGACCGCCCCATCATCTCTCTGGACATTCTGCCGACCGCCTGTCACCTGGCCGGTGTGCCCGTACCTGCCAACGCCGACGGAGTGAACCTCTGGCCTTACCTGCGCGGGGAGAAAGCGGGCGATCCCCACGAGGCGCTCTACTGGCGCTTCGGCCCGCAAAAGGCGATCCGGCAGGGGGACTGGATGCTCGTCGATTGGCGGGATTTTTCCAAGCGGACCAACAGCGGCTGGGAACTGTACCACCTGGGGCGCGATCCCGGCCAAAAGCAGAACCTGGCCGCCCACGAGGCGGAGCGCGTCCGCCAAATGGCCCAGAAATGGCAGGAGTGGGACCGGCACAATATCGCTCCCCTCTGGCGCGGCGGCGCTACCGAAGACCCCGAAGGCAACAAAAAGCCAGGCAAATGA
- a CDS encoding DUF1559 domain-containing protein encodes MPHRRQAFTLIELLVVIAIIAILIGLLLPAVQKVREAAARMSCQNNLKQIGLALHNYASAYDSQLPPTRVNVPSNKFRSWTPIVVSYVEQDNVARQWDMNTRWDQGSNLVLAQVKMKVFMCPSAPEDRPAPVQPPLGPCDYLVFHRIRPRFYAANNLPVPPAELDGAMHITRPTRLTDITDGTSQTILITEDAGQPASYILGRATGNVLPEGRGWADPDGTSGSLDGSHPATGAINSSSITGTAGATCIMNCNNFSEPYSFHPGGINVCMADGSVRFISSSVSAATYAALSTRSYGDIPGNDW; translated from the coding sequence ATGCCACACCGTCGCCAGGCTTTCACCCTCATCGAGCTGTTGGTGGTGATCGCCATCATAGCGATTCTGATTGGCCTTTTACTGCCGGCGGTGCAGAAGGTGCGGGAAGCCGCCGCCCGGATGAGCTGCCAGAATAACCTCAAGCAGATCGGCTTGGCTTTGCACAATTACGCCTCGGCTTACGACAGCCAACTGCCACCGACGCGCGTCAACGTGCCAAGCAATAAGTTCCGGTCTTGGACGCCGATTGTGGTGTCCTACGTGGAGCAGGACAATGTGGCTCGCCAGTGGGACATGAATACACGTTGGGATCAAGGCTCCAATCTGGTATTGGCCCAAGTTAAGATGAAGGTCTTTATGTGTCCGTCGGCTCCCGAAGATCGGCCGGCGCCGGTCCAACCGCCCTTGGGACCGTGCGACTACCTGGTCTTCCACCGGATTCGCCCGCGGTTTTACGCCGCCAATAACCTGCCCGTTCCTCCCGCTGAGCTGGACGGTGCCATGCATATCACCAGGCCCACCCGCCTGACGGACATCACAGACGGCACCTCACAAACAATCTTGATTACGGAAGACGCCGGGCAGCCGGCCTCGTATATCCTGGGCCGGGCCACCGGAAACGTCCTGCCGGAAGGGCGCGGTTGGGCGGACCCGGATGGAACATCGGGCAGTTTGGATGGCTCCCATCCGGCCACAGGTGCGATCAACAGTAGCAGCATTACGGGGACAGCGGGTGCCACCTGTATTATGAACTGCAACAACTTCAGCGAACCGTATAGCTTCCACCCCGGCGGGATCAACGTGTGCATGGCAGACGGCTCGGTCCGCTTCATCTCCAGCTCAGTCTCCGCGGCTACTTACGCCGCTCTGTCCACCCGCAGCTACGGCGACATCCCCGGTAACGACTGGTAA
- a CDS encoding esterase-like activity of phytase family protein: MLRHLWLLVGLTALAASSVQADIQLLGVGTVPGTAADRSGLEGQASDGTPLNRLGGQGSAIAYTGKGSEYWLLSDRGPKDGQVDFPCRLHRMEIRVRPGEREPVQLRLLETVLLSDEQGRRLTGALEAVEADDPRKNRRYDPEGLRIGADGTIYIAEEYGPLVDAFQPQGRRVRSLPVPDAFRPLHLSRRPAEELPPKNSRGRQPNRGWEGLAISPDGQKLFAITQGPLIQDGALDANGKRVGRFCRILEISLRDGSTRQYAYPLEDPQYGVSEILALNDREFLVLERDGKAGAKAQSKKIFRIDLREASDISAVERLPSQELPPPLRAVSKQLFLDLLDPRWGIAGADCPEKFEGLAFGPDLPDGRRLLLVTVDNDFLPDQPWRVYAFAIDRADLPTYQPQHFSPSSSDKK; this comes from the coding sequence ATGCTTCGCCACCTGTGGCTACTCGTCGGCCTGACGGCACTGGCCGCCTCCTCAGTTCAGGCTGACATCCAACTGCTCGGCGTGGGGACGGTTCCCGGAACCGCCGCGGATCGCTCCGGATTAGAGGGGCAAGCGTCGGATGGCACGCCGTTGAACCGCCTAGGAGGGCAGGGGTCGGCGATTGCCTACACCGGCAAGGGTTCGGAGTATTGGCTGCTCTCCGACCGCGGACCGAAAGATGGCCAAGTCGATTTCCCCTGCCGTCTGCATCGGATGGAAATCCGGGTAAGACCGGGGGAACGCGAACCGGTCCAACTGCGCTTGCTGGAGACCGTGCTTCTATCCGACGAACAGGGCCGCCGCCTCACCGGGGCACTGGAAGCGGTGGAAGCAGACGACCCGCGGAAGAACCGGCGCTATGATCCCGAAGGGTTGCGAATCGGCGCAGATGGCACGATTTACATCGCCGAGGAATATGGGCCGCTCGTGGATGCGTTTCAGCCCCAGGGCCGGCGCGTGCGTTCCCTGCCGGTGCCGGACGCCTTCCGCCCTCTGCACCTCAGCCGTCGACCCGCGGAGGAGCTTCCCCCGAAAAACAGCCGTGGCCGTCAACCCAACCGCGGGTGGGAAGGATTAGCCATCTCCCCCGACGGCCAAAAACTCTTCGCCATAACTCAGGGACCGCTGATTCAGGACGGCGCTTTGGATGCTAACGGCAAGCGCGTGGGCCGCTTCTGCCGCATCCTGGAAATCTCCCTCCGCGACGGCAGCACCCGGCAGTACGCCTATCCCCTGGAGGACCCCCAATATGGGGTGAGCGAAATCCTCGCCCTCAATGATCGGGAGTTCCTCGTTCTGGAACGGGATGGCAAAGCGGGAGCGAAAGCTCAAAGCAAAAAGATTTTCCGCATCGATCTGCGCGAAGCCAGTGACATTTCCGCCGTGGAACGCTTGCCGAGCCAGGAATTGCCCCCGCCGCTGCGAGCGGTTTCCAAGCAACTTTTTCTCGACCTCCTCGACCCGCGCTGGGGGATTGCCGGGGCCGACTGCCCGGAAAAATTCGAGGGACTGGCCTTCGGTCCGGACCTACCCGATGGCCGCCGCCTGCTGCTGGTCACCGTGGATAACGACTTCCTGCCTGATCAACCTTGGCGCGTGTATGCCTTCGCCATCGACCGGGCCGACCTGCCCACTTACCAGCCGCAGCACTTCTCCCCTTCCTCATCGGACAAAAAGTGA